The Lolium rigidum isolate FL_2022 chromosome 1, APGP_CSIRO_Lrig_0.1, whole genome shotgun sequence region GCCAGTGAAGTAAGAATTTTGGAACATATAGGTGGGCCATAAAACTAAAACCGCATAATTCCTTGTTAAAAGAGTCCCGacctgttaaatgcttatgccagATCACAGTGTGTGAGTGTGTTGGTCATGAACAACATACGAAACGGAAGAACATTCGACGGTCGAAAtcccaaaggaaaaaaaaatcagcacAGCCTGATTCAACTCTAGGGTCCATAATGCATCAAATAATATCTGGAAAACATATATCAGACTGAACAGACCATTAAAAAAAGATACACATGAGAGTGTCGCCTGGAGTAAGGTTAACCAAAAAAGACACGGGTGCAGTACGACTTGTTGATGCTTTGTACCACATGGACAATTAAAAAAAAACGATACTTTAAGGTCAAAATTAACTGCTCAAATGCACGAGATGTTATCTAGTTTCAGCTGATGCCAGCTAATTCCGGCTAAATGTTATCTAGCAGTCTGTACGCATCTGCATCAGGACTCAGGAGGCCGTAGGAACATGGCCTGGTGGCCATGCGGTTTCTCTGTCCCCATCCGCTGGTACTTCCTAATCTCTGTATTTTGGCCATGTTCTGATGCTAGATTGCATACAGCTGCTGGTCCAGGACACATCGATGAAGTGGGGAAACATGCTTTTTTCGATCAGACAAAACCACAAAACCTGATTGCGCTATGAGAAACAAAGAACGAATCTTTCCGATTGTTCGAGTCAATCAACGGGAACTGAATGCGGCGCTAAAGAACTCTTAGAAAGACTCCTACGAAACACAAGCCTCGCGTAGAGAATTTACGATCTGTTGCGATTCTCTGTCAGTCCTAAAAGAACGGAAGCTCTTGAATCAGGGGGGTGTAAAACTGGGAAGCGGGGGATTGGATAAGTGGAGCACATACCACCATTGTTGATGTATGAAGTTACGCCCCCTCtggctctctgtctctctctgacTCCCCCCCTTCAAAGAGCGAGGGGGCGAGAGAGAACGGGGAAGAGCAgaggcggtccaggcggcggcgtaGGAGagagcgacggcggaggcgagcaGGAGaacgcggcggcggaggggcgagCAGGAGACGGCTACGGCGGAGAAGGAGGGGGCGAGTGAAGACAAGCGGCGCGGCGACGGAGTGCGGCCTCGTCTCTGCTTTTGACGATCGAGTCTGCTGCTCCTTGTGTGGCATGCAGTATGCACGAAACGGTTTTTCAGTTTTTCTAACGAGGGAAGAGAGCAGACGACCCAAAACGGGTGCGCTCCCTTCCAATGTAGGGCAGCACACAGGGCTGGTTACACAGATCCTGTGCGCAGCGTACATCTCAATGAGCAAGTAAAAAGGGGAGAAATGGAGAAGTGTGTAGATGCAATAGTGGCTACATTAATAAAGCTGGTGCTTAGAGATGTCAAGCATCAATACTTGACATCTTATTAACATGTTTGGTAGAAAGTAGAAATTGTTGGTTAAACTTGTATCGATTCGTCCATATTTATATACTTGTCACTACAAGGTTCAACTTTAGTTGTTATTTGGCCAACAAAGTGCGGGTTAAGGGTGTCCTAAACATTATGCCATTGGACTTGTACTCGACTAAAGCTTCTGACCGTATTTTACGGTATTTTTTAACGGTTAAAATTAGATCAGTTAAATAAGTATGTTATGTAATCCTAGACAACGAGGAGGTAAAAATAAGTATGTCTATCCATGTTTTGAAACTTTGTTGGGTACTTCTTTTTTTTCTAAACATAAAACAAATAATATTTTTATTATGTTTTCTTGCACTTATTGCCTTATTTTTTATGAGAAGATGTGGGGAGTGAGAGGTGGGATGATTGACCGCCACCAACTCTGATTTAGTACTTCTTTTGTTCGAAATCAATTGGTGTTGGGGTGAATCTAGACAGATTTTAGGCAACACTTTAACATGATCTGCGACAACTAATCGACCAACTCATTTGGTAAAGTTTTTTTTCTTGCAATCAAAGACAAAcatttatttcattttttattgCCTTCCCTTTTTGGGGAGATGGAACTCAAATGAGAGGTCGGATTAATGACAGCAACCAACTCTTATTTAACATACTCCCTTTGTTCTAAAATGTAAGACAACACAttataaataatataaataatgcCAGCTAACTGAAACAATAACCTACAATATAAATAATGCCAGCTAACTGAAACAAGTTAGCTTGAACCCaattttaaaataaaaggaaGCTTAGATTAGAGTCAAACGTGATTATGTGACAACACATTATAGTGCCAGCTGCCAAATGCAAATTTTGTACATCCAAACGGCAACTCGATCTGTAGATTTTGCAAAAGCTTTTAATATGGTACTCGACATTCTAAAATGAGTAAAGTGCATTATAGGTCCTCGAACTGTTTCCCTAGTCTTACATAGGTTCTCGAACGTCGAAAATCATCATATGGTCCCAGGATGGCAAATTTCAAAGTTCTAGGACCGACATGAGACCGCAGAAATAGTTTTAGGACCTGGAATGCTCTAATATTCCATAATATGATTCTGTTTTACATATAGAAGCCTACAACACAAGTTGTCTACAAATGTAATCAACATAAGTATACACTGTCCCATGAGAATACTAGAGTCCAAATGCATCCAACAGGAATGCATTTATACAGTTTGCACCAAATGTACACATGAAGCATGGCAACATTACACAGATGATCAAATTTTGGAAACAGTTTACTGTACCTTGAGGGATGAATATAATGAAATGAAACAGGCCGGAGTTGATAATTATTGCCTGAGAGAACTGCAGTCGCGTATATCCAAGGATAGATACAGCACTATTCGCCTCTTTCATGCTGATAGAAATATTTAGCGTAATAGCATTATGAACATAACTCGATAAAATAAGGTGCTTGATCACATATAAATATCAATGGCAGAGTTAATAGATTGAAATACttgtttaaaaattaaatttgaatAGATAGGTATATGAGAACTCATTTCCCTGGATTGTAAAACACGATCAAGGAAAAGAATAGGGAATTAcaataaatatattttattaGCTAATCTTTAATTAAACTCACTATACAGTACCCAAAGAAAAGATCTCCAAAGCCTCCTGTCGGTTTCAACACATACAAACAATGATGGGACTCACAAACTGCTGCTCTTACTTCATGCCTTTTTCTATGGAGATGGAATGGGGCAGTGGCCTAAAAAACAATGATGGAAAACTAGAAATGAAACAGGATAAACTTCTGCTTATTTATGATGTCAAAGGAATTGCTTCAATCAATCATCCATTGCGGCTATAAAGAGCAGGTGATAGGCTGAATATAGCTAAACCTTATGAACATATGCCAATAAATAGTagtccctccaatccataataagtgttgtcgttttagttcaaatttgaaacttcCAATGGATCGGAGGGGATTCTTCCGAGTGGATATACGCAACACGATGAAAATTGATGCTGATAACTTAGACAACAGGTACTCAGAAACAGAATGCAAAGAACCTAGTCATATAAAATCCAGTTTCCCATACTACAAAGTTTCAAACATATCTTGTTTCTCTCCACACTTGTAAACAGATACAAGAAGCTGGGAGTGGTCGCATTCTACTGGTCGCTGATGGTCACTTCCACCTCAACGCCAGGCTCGATGGTGATTGAAGTGATCTGCTTGACAACATCAGGGGAGCTGACAAGGTCAATCACCCTCTTGTGCACCCGCATCTCGAACCGATCCCAGGTGTTAGTACCTGATTACAAAGAAGAGTGAAGTTTGTATTTTCAGTTTGTAATCGCAACTTCACATAATTGCCGTTAGAAATGACTGATTTGTGACAGGCTGTGTATAAGTTTTAAAAAGCTCCATTTTAAAACATCAAATGTATCAAAAGAGAACATATGGAATCATCATAATATGCTTAGCCAAACCACAAGTACAGCAGCTTCATTCTTATCAAATGGGATGTTCAACAACTAATGACAAGAAATCCTATTTGCAGAACAAGGCAATCATCACATCATAGTGGTAACCAATAATGTACAAGTAAATTCCAAATATCCACGAACAAGTCAATTGCAATGGACATAACTAGCAGGCACAAAGTTTTGAAAATACAAAGCATTAGAAAGGCTGATCATCAGTTTTAAAAAGCTCGATTTGTAATACCTCAAAGAAAATCTCAGAAATAATTTGGTTTATCATCATTTGATCAGCCGATCATAGAACTGAAGTATCCAAAAACTAACCAGAACTAACCACACACATCACTAGTCACTAGATACACAAGGACAAAACAGTACAGCGATGGCATGCTAAGCATCAGTTTTAAAAAGCTCGATTTTAGAGACATCCAAGGACCAGGAAGGCCTCAGTGATCTAAAAGTTTCACATCATTTGCTCAGCACATCATCATTACAACAACTCACAGTCATATGGCTGGAAGCTGTCATCCATCCATTTGCTGAAATGTTGGCCTATTTTCCTATTATTTTCAATCCCAAGGAACAAATTTACCACCCAGACAAGAAAACATATGAATAAAATCTCAAGTTATAGGAACACTTTATCCAGGTCCAAGCAAGTTTCCAGTCAGTAAGTTACCGATCTCTATTTTATCATCATTAATGCAAACTTCAACTCTGCATCTTCTCCTGTGCATGGCAAAGAGAAAACTTTGCCAAAGGCACAGATAAAATGATATAGAGGAGCACATCATAATATGATTTGGCTAACTTTCATCATTCCAGATGGTAAAAAGCTTTCAAAAAAAGGAAATAACAGAAATGAAACATGACTGCAACAATATAAAAAAGGCAATGACCTTTAAATAACAATTTATTGTGACGATTAGCATGCACCACATTATCATGAAACTTAACATCCCGATTTTTACAGGAGCAGATGCAAAGAACAATCCAAAGTGCGTTAAATGCCTTCTGACGCCTCATTCAACCAAATATATGTGTCGGCACAAACATAAACATTTAAGAGGAAGTACTTCCGAGACTATCTCCCCGCTAAGCATCGAGCTCATACAAAAGGAAGTATCGACTGTGTTTGATCAGTAAAGATATACGTTTACTTAAGAAGTTCAATGGCCAGCActtcaacggtgtaattttccttGGCTATAACAGTGTAACCCATTATTTTCTATATATACTGCTGGGTTTACGTTTGTAAATGGAAATCAAACAGCGCGAGCGACGAGAGAACTAGAGGCATCACCTTCTCCACAGGGGGACTTCCTGGTGGTGATGTTGAGCACCTTGGTGGGCATCCTGACGGGGCCCTTGACCTTGAGGCTCTTGTCCTTGGCTCCCTTCAC contains the following coding sequences:
- the LOC124684113 gene encoding 40S ribosomal protein S20; translation: MATELAYAPPMKAGKEGFQGTQEVQHRIRITLSSKSVKNLEKVCADLVKGAKDKSLKVKGPVRMPTKVLNITTRKSPCGEGTNTWDRFEMRVHKRVIDLVSSPDVVKQITSITIEPGVEVEVTISDQ